One window of Candidatus Scalindua japonica genomic DNA carries:
- a CDS encoding patatin-like phospholipase family protein, with product MVEVNDGKTGKDHYVENANEVIEKERQHIGKNNKENLSGLALSGGGIRSAAFGLGVIQGLLAGDHLKKVDYLSTVSGGGYIGSALTWFLYKGGKKGTIKSEFPLGRSGVGDRQGINENATLNYIRQHCNYLLPGKGLDMVSMMAVVIRSMFISLFVYLTMLTIGMYCLLKLHVIDRPGTVNPTGCPIPCSGQINFSISAAIVLTVLVLLFILMSSLFTKMLSIIDSSLIYRWFIFNQKIMGWAWKIVLGLLVLGSLQYVSQVLGTVPQAIAACGSTIAGVVMGLLRLKRDQDPKKSKRGSVENILIVVAAALLIYGMLFIAYTLANNIKCGWTIVCLSLLVLIFGVIVNLNYVGMYRMYRDRLMETFLPDTESVEDNQWNPAKEADKTLLEKMCDNPRRPYHLINTHIVLVDSPTSKFRGRGGDSFTLSPLFCGSDATGWRETAEYMKKGSRGMTLSTAMAISAAAVNPNSGVAGQGVTRNKSVSLLMSLLNIRTGYWAHNPEKRYHSPFPPNFIIPGLMGVLGSGLKENGRSIELTDGGHFENLALYELIRRRLSLIIVSDAGADPDFQFGDLANAIERVRVDFGANIKFNDPEFNLEHVLPKSEKGLMARKYKLAKRGFAIASIEYNDGSEGRLIYLKTTLIKDLPADIYGYKNANPLFPDQPTSDQFFDESQFEAYRELGYQLTKKMLATVKI from the coding sequence ATGGTTGAAGTAAATGATGGAAAAACAGGAAAAGATCATTATGTTGAAAATGCGAATGAAGTTATCGAAAAAGAGAGACAACATATTGGAAAAAATAATAAGGAAAACCTCTCTGGATTAGCTCTCTCAGGCGGTGGCATTCGCTCTGCCGCATTTGGGCTTGGCGTTATCCAGGGCCTTCTGGCAGGAGATCACTTGAAGAAGGTCGATTATCTATCTACAGTTTCCGGTGGAGGATACATTGGCTCAGCTCTCACCTGGTTCCTTTATAAAGGAGGTAAGAAAGGTACTATAAAATCAGAATTCCCGCTTGGTAGATCAGGGGTTGGTGACAGGCAGGGTATAAATGAAAACGCTACATTAAACTACATCAGACAGCATTGTAACTATCTTCTCCCTGGCAAGGGGCTTGATATGGTCTCAATGATGGCGGTTGTTATTCGCAGTATGTTTATTTCGCTGTTTGTGTATCTGACGATGCTGACAATTGGTATGTATTGCTTGCTGAAATTACATGTGATTGACAGACCGGGTACCGTGAATCCAACCGGGTGCCCAATTCCCTGTTCAGGTCAGATAAACTTTTCTATCAGTGCGGCAATCGTATTAACCGTCCTGGTCCTGTTGTTTATTCTCATGTCTTCTCTATTTACCAAGATGTTGAGTATTATTGATAGTTCTCTGATATACCGATGGTTTATTTTTAATCAAAAGATTATGGGATGGGCCTGGAAGATCGTTTTAGGTCTTCTTGTCCTGGGGTCACTGCAGTATGTGAGTCAGGTGCTCGGCACTGTCCCTCAGGCAATTGCAGCTTGTGGATCAACAATTGCAGGTGTAGTTATGGGTCTGCTTAGATTAAAAAGAGATCAGGACCCGAAGAAGTCAAAGAGAGGTTCGGTTGAAAACATATTGATTGTTGTCGCAGCGGCGCTTCTGATATATGGTATGCTCTTTATCGCATATACTTTAGCAAATAATATCAAGTGTGGATGGACGATTGTTTGCCTTTCTTTACTGGTTTTAATATTCGGTGTCATTGTCAATCTAAACTATGTCGGTATGTACCGTATGTACAGAGACCGTTTGATGGAGACATTTCTTCCTGATACGGAAAGTGTTGAGGACAATCAGTGGAATCCGGCTAAAGAAGCGGATAAAACCCTGTTGGAAAAGATGTGCGATAATCCACGCAGACCCTATCATCTGATAAACACACATATAGTGCTTGTAGACTCGCCGACATCAAAATTTCGTGGTCGTGGTGGTGACAGCTTTACTCTCTCTCCACTCTTTTGCGGAAGTGACGCGACAGGATGGCGCGAAACTGCTGAATATATGAAAAAAGGATCTCGCGGCATGACACTCTCAACCGCGATGGCTATTTCTGCTGCGGCTGTTAATCCAAATTCCGGTGTGGCAGGACAGGGAGTAACGCGTAATAAATCAGTATCCCTGTTGATGTCTCTGTTGAATATAAGGACGGGTTATTGGGCACACAATCCTGAAAAAAGGTATCATTCACCTTTCCCGCCAAATTTTATCATACCCGGTCTTATGGGAGTATTGGGATCAGGTCTGAAAGAGAATGGCAGATCAATAGAGTTGACTGATGGAGGTCATTTTGAAAACCTAGCGCTTTACGAATTGATAAGACGTAGGTTGTCATTAATCATAGTTTCCGATGCGGGAGCAGATCCTGATTTTCAATTCGGAGATCTCGCAAACGCGATTGAGCGTGTACGTGTTGATTTTGGCGCTAATATCAAGTTTAATGATCCTGAGTTTAACCTGGAGCATGTATTGCCAAAATCCGAGAAAGGGCTTATGGCAAGGAAATACAAGTTAGCAAAACGTGGTTTTGCTATTGCCAGCATTGAGTACAATGACGGGTCTGAGGGAAGGCTTATATACCTTAAGACAACACTTATAAAAGATCTTCCGGCAGATATTTACGGTTACAAAAATGCAAACCCTCTGTTTCCTGATCAGCCTACATCAGACCAGTTTTTTGATGAATCACAATTCGAGGCCTACCGTGAACTGGGTTATCAACTGACTAAAAAAATGTTGGCTACTGTTAAAATATGA
- a CDS encoding M12 family metallopeptidase, whose translation MKKPNKRITRKGTGDVKTVSDNKTGKHSYCSMPKTVERVFGPDVNPNRAGLIRKIEKKWANGTVLHYYFFDKSSDGEYVYYTNGTRKWVGWTTQEAEKKIVRRAFDIWKKVGIGLEFKEVKSREDAEIRIGFMRGDGAWSYIGRDINGIAEDERTMNFGWDLTRQASEIDTAIHEIGHTLGFPHEHQNPNAGIVWDEESVYSDLAKPPNEWSRETTYHNIIKKIDPDTVQGSNWDPNSIMHYPFDSGMIKIPEKYYTSGLEPDPGLSKRDKTWVKSFYPPLKKNDYIDLLPFRSVQMSIKAGEQINFNIKPVATRYYNISTFGTSDTLMVLFENENGENRYRTADDDSGTGYNAKIRTKLIKGRSYVLRVRLYYSNRSGGTAVMMW comes from the coding sequence ATGAAGAAACCAAATAAAAGAATTACAAGAAAAGGAACTGGTGATGTGAAAACGGTCTCAGATAATAAAACCGGTAAACACTCATATTGTTCCATGCCGAAGACGGTAGAGCGGGTGTTTGGCCCGGATGTAAATCCAAACCGTGCTGGTCTTATACGAAAGATTGAAAAGAAATGGGCAAATGGGACGGTATTGCACTACTATTTTTTTGATAAAAGCAGTGATGGCGAATATGTATACTATACAAACGGGACAAGGAAGTGGGTAGGTTGGACTACACAAGAAGCAGAAAAGAAAATTGTTCGCAGGGCATTTGATATCTGGAAGAAAGTAGGTATCGGTTTGGAATTTAAAGAGGTCAAATCACGTGAAGATGCTGAAATTCGAATAGGGTTTATGAGAGGTGATGGGGCATGGTCGTATATTGGAAGAGATATCAACGGTATCGCAGAAGATGAACGAACAATGAATTTTGGTTGGGATTTAACACGGCAGGCCAGTGAAATTGATACTGCAATTCATGAAATTGGTCATACCCTTGGGTTCCCTCATGAACATCAAAATCCAAATGCGGGAATCGTCTGGGATGAAGAGTCTGTGTACAGTGACCTTGCCAAACCGCCAAACGAATGGAGCCGTGAAACGACCTATCATAACATAATAAAAAAAATAGATCCGGATACCGTACAGGGTTCGAATTGGGACCCGAACTCAATAATGCATTATCCATTCGATAGTGGGATGATTAAAATACCAGAAAAGTACTACACTAGCGGGTTAGAACCTGATCCAGGGCTTTCCAAACGAGACAAAACATGGGTTAAGAGTTTTTATCCGCCTCTTAAGAAGAATGATTATATTGATCTTCTTCCATTCAGAAGTGTTCAGATGTCTATAAAGGCAGGCGAACAGATCAACTTTAATATCAAACCTGTTGCTACACGGTATTACAATATATCAACATTCGGCACTTCAGACACACTCATGGTTTTATTTGAGAATGAGAATGGAGAAAATCGTTATCGGACAGCAGATGACGATAGTGGTACCGGGTATAATGCAAAAATCCGTACAAAATTGATTAAAGGGCGTAGTTATGTCCTGCGAGTACGTCTTTATTATAGTAATCGGTCCGGCGGGACTGCAGTGATGATGTGGTAG
- a CDS encoding C1 family peptidase, with product MARRFDEWPGEEYFGSSCRGAIRGWYNMGVCTEEMWPYRTNDKSTLSINMAKDARSNTIGAYYRLRHDIVDFHAALNEVEVLYVSATVHSGWWKDSIRNGIIPFRDRSAGGHAFAIVGYNEKGFWVQNSWNIDWGNNGIALWTYEDWQVNIRDAWVVRLALPTPQIFGKTPDIFSSGAEGTAELKKGPVRAEIAGHFVHIDDGKFYDNGRYWSNQADVTATAEHLADSGKYRHLLFYAHGGLNSSRDSARRISAVKEVFKANGIYPYHFMYDTGMLEEIKDIISGKKRRATDRVAGVGDWSDKFIELLTRKPGRAIWREMKDDAKIPFYNNRAGIKTISIFINCLLNANKLSKQIHIIGHSTGGILLAHFIEAFKKIAPKQKITTCSLMAPACTVDLFNAHYKPYLGSKTGKFGIDKMTIYNLTDELEVADNVAEIYRKSLLYLVSNAFEEEREAKILGMQRYSVELKNISSKNLDLVYSNGAKQTSKLRSASRSHGGFDNDKYTMNDILGTILGKKPARPFKDVDLKY from the coding sequence ATGGCTAGAAGGTTTGATGAATGGCCGGGTGAGGAATATTTCGGGTCGAGTTGCAGGGGTGCTATTCGAGGTTGGTACAATATGGGTGTATGTACTGAGGAAATGTGGCCGTATAGGACAAATGACAAGTCGACTTTGTCAATAAATATGGCAAAAGATGCCCGTTCAAATACAATCGGCGCATATTACCGTTTAAGACATGATATTGTTGATTTCCATGCAGCCCTTAATGAGGTGGAAGTGCTTTACGTATCTGCAACAGTGCATTCCGGCTGGTGGAAGGATTCAATAAGGAATGGAATAATTCCATTTCGTGATAGATCTGCCGGTGGACATGCCTTTGCAATTGTAGGTTACAATGAAAAGGGTTTCTGGGTACAGAATTCATGGAATATCGATTGGGGTAATAATGGTATTGCACTGTGGACATACGAAGATTGGCAGGTAAATATCAGGGATGCGTGGGTTGTTCGACTGGCGCTGCCGACGCCGCAGATTTTCGGAAAAACTCCTGATATATTTTCCTCAGGTGCTGAAGGTACTGCCGAACTCAAGAAGGGCCCCGTGCGTGCGGAGATTGCAGGACATTTCGTACACATAGATGATGGTAAGTTTTACGATAACGGACGTTATTGGAGCAATCAGGCAGATGTGACCGCTACCGCGGAACATCTGGCGGACAGCGGCAAATATAGACATCTCCTGTTCTATGCACATGGAGGTCTGAATAGTTCCAGAGATTCTGCTCGGCGTATAAGCGCTGTCAAAGAAGTATTTAAAGCTAATGGTATATATCCGTATCACTTCATGTATGACACGGGAATGTTGGAGGAGATCAAGGATATTATTTCAGGCAAAAAGAGACGTGCGACTGATAGAGTTGCGGGTGTTGGAGACTGGAGTGACAAATTCATTGAACTTTTGACACGTAAACCTGGCCGCGCCATCTGGCGTGAAATGAAGGATGATGCTAAAATTCCTTTTTATAATAACCGTGCGGGTATTAAAACAATCAGCATTTTTATAAATTGTCTATTGAATGCCAATAAACTCAGTAAGCAAATACACATCATAGGCCATAGTACCGGAGGTATTCTACTGGCACATTTCATAGAAGCATTTAAGAAAATTGCTCCAAAACAAAAGATAACAACCTGTAGTTTGATGGCGCCGGCTTGTACAGTTGATCTGTTCAATGCTCATTATAAACCCTACCTTGGTTCTAAAACCGGTAAATTCGGAATAGACAAAATGACAATATACAATTTGACTGATGAGCTTGAGGTGGCGGACAATGTTGCAGAAATATATCGTAAGTCATTACTTTACCTTGTTTCCAACGCTTTTGAAGAGGAACGAGAGGCAAAAATTCTTGGCATGCAGAGATATAGCGTGGAATTAAAAAATATCTCGTCAAAAAATTTAGATCTGGTTTACAGTAACGGAGCGAAACAAACTTCAAAACTGCGCAGTGCAAGCAGAAGTCATGGTGGATTTGATAATGACAAATATACCATGAATGACATACTCGGCACTATATTGGGTAAAAAACCTGCCAGACCATTTAAAGATGTTGATCTGAAATATTAG